The Streptomyces laurentii genome contains a region encoding:
- a CDS encoding hypothetical protein (Hypothetical protein XNR_0830 [Streptomyces albus J1074];~identified by MetaGeneAnnotator; putative) has translation MPRGSSIKRERQYEHIKESALDRGESEKRAEEIAARTVNKERARSGESKTASRSSLDDMSSSRRGGQRSHSGARGPTYDQLYAEAQRRDVHGRSSMNKDELKRALGH, from the coding sequence ATGCCGCGCGGATCGAGCATCAAGCGGGAGCGGCAGTACGAGCACATCAAGGAGAGCGCCCTCGACCGGGGCGAAAGCGAGAAGCGTGCCGAGGAGATCGCGGCCCGGACCGTGAACAAGGAGCGCGCCCGGTCGGGTGAGTCCAAGACGGCGAGTCGCAGTTCCCTCGACGACATGTCGTCCTCGCGGCGCGGCGGGCAGCGCTCGCACAGCGGCGCGCGGGGGCCGACGTACGACCAGCTCTACGCGGAGGCGCAGCGGCGCGACGTACACGGCCGCTCGTCCATGAACAAGGACGAGCTGAAGCGCGCGCTCGGACACTGA
- a CDS encoding hypothetical protein (NADP binding site [chemical binding];~NmrA (a transcriptional regulator) and HSCARG (an NADPH sensor) like proteins, atypical (a) SDRs; cd05251;~NmrA-like family; pfam05368;~identified by MetaGeneAnnotator; putative;~predicted protein [Streptomyces sp. C];~regulatory binding site [polypeptide binding]), with protein MTTDKRIVTVCGATGNQGGGVARAILADPEGEFAVRALTRRPDSDAAKELERLGAEVVRADADDPESLGPAFEGAYGAFLVTSYWAHGTAEAEKEQAANLARAAGHAGVQHAIWSTLEDTRACIPVDDPRMPTLQGTYKVPHFDAKAEADAFFQDAAVPTTFLRATFYWENLLGSFVLRRDAEGTLVLNLPMGDKRLAGIAVADIGHVARAILHRGTDLIAATVSIAGEHLRVADMAAEMTEKLGETVAYRPLTPDEFRAQDMPGADESGNMFQFYADCEERFTGARDLTAVRALYPGLQNFATWLNGHREELAAAFPGR; from the coding sequence ATGACGACGGACAAGCGCATCGTGACCGTGTGCGGCGCAACCGGGAACCAGGGTGGCGGCGTGGCGCGGGCGATCCTCGCCGACCCGGAGGGCGAGTTCGCCGTCCGCGCGCTCACCCGGCGGCCCGACTCGGACGCGGCGAAGGAGCTGGAGCGGCTGGGCGCCGAGGTGGTACGCGCCGACGCCGACGATCCGGAGAGCCTGGGTCCGGCGTTCGAGGGCGCGTACGGCGCGTTCCTCGTCACCAGCTACTGGGCGCACGGCACGGCGGAGGCGGAGAAGGAGCAGGCCGCGAACCTGGCCCGGGCCGCCGGGCACGCCGGGGTCCAGCACGCGATCTGGTCGACGCTGGAGGACACGCGCGCGTGCATCCCGGTCGACGACCCGCGCATGCCGACGCTCCAGGGCACGTACAAGGTGCCGCACTTCGACGCCAAGGCGGAGGCCGACGCCTTCTTCCAGGACGCGGCCGTCCCGACGACCTTTCTGCGGGCCACGTTCTACTGGGAGAACCTGCTCGGCTCGTTCGTGCTGCGGCGTGACGCCGAGGGCACGCTCGTCCTGAACCTGCCGATGGGCGACAAGCGGCTGGCGGGGATCGCCGTCGCCGACATCGGCCACGTCGCGCGGGCGATCCTGCACCGGGGCACCGATCTGATCGCGGCCACGGTCAGCATCGCGGGCGAGCATCTGCGGGTCGCCGACATGGCCGCCGAGATGACGGAGAAGCTGGGCGAGACGGTGGCGTACCGGCCGCTGACGCCGGACGAGTTCCGGGCGCAGGACATGCCCGGGGCCGACGAGTCGGGGAACATGTTCCAGTTCTACGCGGACTGCGAGGAGCGCTTCACCGGCGCCCGCGATCTCACGGCCGTCCGGGCGCTGTACCCCGGCCTGCAGAACTTCGCGACCTGGCTGAACGGACACCGCGAGGAACTGGCGGCCGCGTTCCCCGGCCGCTGA